GGACCAAGTACGGAGTGGAGCGCATGATCCGTGCGTCCGGCATCCCGTGGACCCTGCTGCGCGCCACCCAGTTCCACGACCTGGTCCTCCAGCTGCTCCAGGGCCTCGCGAAGCCGCCCGTGATGCTGCTCCCCAAGGACGTCCGGGACCAGCCGCTGGAGGTCACCGAGGTGGCCGCGCGCCTCGCCGAGCTGGCCGTACGGTCCCCGGCGGGCCGGGTGGAGGACATGGGCGGCCCGGAGATCCTCACCTTCAGGAAGCTGGCCCAGGCCTATCTGCGGGCGACCGGGCGCCGGCGCCGCCTCGTGGAGGTGCCGCTGCCGGGCCGCGTCTACCAGGGGCTGCGGCACGGCGGCCATCTGGCGCCGGAACGGGCGGTGGGCCGGGTGACCTTCGAGGAGTTCCTCGCGCGGCGCTTCCCGCCCGAGACCTAGGGGAACAGCTCGTCCTGCGCCGCGTCCCGCGCCCGGAGGAGCGCGCCGCGCAGGACCGCCGCGTCACCGAGGGCGGTGGCGCGGACCTCCGTGCGGAGCGGGGAGAGGGCCGCGAGTTCGGCCTCCACGCGCGCGGCGAGTCCGGGGCCGCCCTGGTGGCCGGTGTCCCCGGCGAGAACCACGCAGCCGGGGTCCAGGACGGAGGCGACGGCGGCCGCGCCGACGGCGAGGCGGCGGGCGAGGGCGTCGAGGAAGGGTCCGTGGCCCGAGGCGAGCGCGCCGACCGGGTCGAGGCCGTGGGCGGCGGCGAGGGCGTCGACGGCCG
The DNA window shown above is from Streptomyces vietnamensis and carries:
- a CDS encoding SDR family oxidoreductase → MGTILVTGGTGTLGRPVCERLRADGHEVRVLSRHSPPYAVDLRQGGPLLDRAVDGVDAVVHCSNILRGDKDAARLLIEAAQRARVPHLVYISIVGVDRVPLPYYRTKYGVERMIRASGIPWTLLRATQFHDLVLQLLQGLAKPPVMLLPKDVRDQPLEVTEVAARLAELAVRSPAGRVEDMGGPEILTFRKLAQAYLRATGRRRRLVEVPLPGRVYQGLRHGGHLAPERAVGRVTFEEFLARRFPPET